In the genome of Desulfuromonas sp. DDH964, one region contains:
- a CDS encoding carboxypeptidase-like regulatory domain-containing protein has protein sequence MIRLWTLLLLVAIVTPVWAGSGIQGRVAWRTELVPGITIRAYRSLNEMAADRPVAQAAATALDGTYRLDLPPGSYFLTARDFTGKPHPGDHFCYYSGSPVQVRAEGYTNVGFNLIKIPREAPPKNAPYTGIEGDISYQGEPLERVYLYVYKDPEDGFKGPGYTILPVEKGHFRLRLPPGDYWLLARKRAKGGRFGPIETGDFFNAYYGNPVRVEAGQVRDIQLETITRLSMLEEGPKLPFRGARGIILGPDGKPAAGLHVFAYTTPEMTGTPDYFSSPSGPDGRFELALPGTGPYYLLAREAFGGPASDGELYGKYQQRPDHSLTLDGEKGAEEIIIHVENALPR, from the coding sequence ATGATCCGGCTTTGGACACTACTGCTGCTGGTCGCCATTGTAACCCCGGTCTGGGCCGGATCCGGAATCCAGGGGCGGGTCGCCTGGCGCACCGAACTGGTCCCGGGGATCACGATTCGTGCCTACCGCAGCCTGAACGAGATGGCGGCCGACCGGCCGGTGGCGCAGGCGGCGGCAACGGCGCTCGACGGCACTTACCGCCTCGACCTCCCCCCCGGCAGTTACTTCCTTACTGCCCGGGATTTCACCGGCAAACCCCATCCCGGTGACCATTTCTGCTATTACAGCGGCAGCCCGGTACAGGTGCGCGCCGAGGGCTATACCAATGTCGGCTTCAACCTGATCAAAATCCCGAGGGAGGCACCGCCCAAAAACGCCCCCTATACCGGCATCGAGGGGGATATCAGCTACCAGGGGGAGCCTCTGGAGCGGGTCTATCTCTATGTCTACAAGGACCCCGAGGATGGCTTCAAGGGACCCGGCTACACCATCCTGCCTGTCGAAAAGGGACATTTCCGCCTGCGCCTCCCGCCCGGGGACTATTGGCTGCTGGCCCGCAAGCGTGCCAAAGGGGGGCGCTTCGGCCCGATTGAGACCGGCGACTTTTTCAACGCCTACTACGGCAACCCGGTGCGTGTCGAGGCCGGTCAGGTCCGCGACATCCAGCTCGAAACCATCACCCGCCTCTCCATGCTCGAAGAGGGGCCGAAACTCCCCTTTCGTGGAGCTCGCGGAATAATTCTCGGGCCGGACGGCAAGCCTGCTGCCGGACTGCATGTCTTTGCCTACACCACGCCGGAGATGACCGGAACCCCCGATTATTTTTCCTCCCCGAGCGGGCCGGACGGTCGGTTCGAGCTCGCGCTGCCGGGAACCGGTCCCTACTACCTGCTTGCCCGGGAAGCCTTCGGTGGACCGGCGAGCGACGGCGAACTTTATGGGAAATACCAACAGCGCCCTGACCATTCGTTGACTCTGGATGGAGAAAAGGGCGCAGAGGAGATCATCATTCATGTGGAAAATGCTCTGCCTCGCTAG